The Aneurinibacillus migulanus genome contains the following window.
GACAAGAATTAGGCGTAGCCGCTATGGAGCAAATGAGCAGTCTAGGATTTAGCTCCTGCTTTGCGAATTTCAGTCATGAACCCGTGATTCGCTTGGCGGCTAAAATCGCCCAACTAACACCCGGTGATTTGAACACGACTTTTTTTACTTCGGGCGGCTCGGAATCGAACGATACGGCATTTAAGATCGTTCGTCATTATTGGATACTGAAAGGGCAACCAGAGAAAAAGAAGATTATCTCACGTAAAAAATCGTACCATGGCGTGGCGATGGGGGCGACGAGTGCCACCGGCCTTAAGCCTTTCCGGGATTTTACAAATTCATTGGCCCCAGACTTTTATTATGTCGATAGCTTCTTGCCGGAATCGCTCCGGGACATGATTGAAAAGGAGGATCCAGATACGATTGCTGCCTATATCGCGGAACCGGTACAAGGTACGGGAGGCGTCCTTCCGGCACCGAAAGAGTACTTTAAAGAAGTACAGAAGATATGTGATGAGTACAACATTCTCTTTATTGCTGATGAAGTCATCACGGGCTTTGGTCGAACAGGTAAATATTTCGGTATCGAGCATTACGGCGTAACGCCCGACTTGATGAGTATTGCCAAGGGAATTACCAGCGGATATATTCCGTTGGGAGGTGTGGTTCTATCCGAGCGAATCCATCAGGAATTAATTGAGCTTTCTTCCGGCATGTTCCTGCATGGGTATACGTATAGCGGACATCCTGTAGCATGTGCTGTTGCTCTGAAAAATCTTGAATTGATAGAACGGGAAAGGGCTGTAGAAAATGCAAGGACAATGGGCACACACATGCTGAAAGGATTTGAGCGATTACAGCAGAAGCATGAAATGGTAGGCGAGGTAAGAGGATTAGGTTTGATGGGAGCAATTGAACTGGTGAAGGATAAGACGACGAATGAAAGATTTGCCCAGCCTGCCGCTCCGATGGTTGTTTCGGAAGCGATGAAGCGGGGGCTTATTTGCCGGGGGGTACTATATGAAGGAGCAGATACGCTTGTTTTTGCACCACCGCTCATTATTACAGAGCAACAAATAGAAGAAATGATCGATATTCTTCATGACTCCCTTACTGCCGTTGGGAAAGAAATCGGGCTGAAATTATAATAGGGGACATGAGGTATATCGGGTGAATAGATGGAGCCCTATATCAACAACAGGTATAGGGATTCCTTGTTTATAATATAGTTTGAATATTCTGGTATATGTTAACGCACCTGTTGATTACCCATAGATTGGAAGGAATAAGATGCACGCACCGGCGTCTCGTCTTTTTCTCACAAGGAAGAGATACGGCCGCTTTGTGGCACGGTGTGGTGGCTATCCACTCTGGATCGTACTGGATAATCAACACCCTTGATATGTTGATTGTTAATACGAAGGTAATGGGGGAACCAGACCATGAATCAGGTTAA
Protein-coding sequences here:
- a CDS encoding aminotransferase family protein, coding for MKNMFTDDFERAELQELDKKHFLHPTSSIEQLQEQGPTFIFAEGQGIYLKDMDGRTVIDGLSSLWNVNMGHGRQELGVAAMEQMSSLGFSSCFANFSHEPVIRLAAKIAQLTPGDLNTTFFTSGGSESNDTAFKIVRHYWILKGQPEKKKIISRKKSYHGVAMGATSATGLKPFRDFTNSLAPDFYYVDSFLPESLRDMIEKEDPDTIAAYIAEPVQGTGGVLPAPKEYFKEVQKICDEYNILFIADEVITGFGRTGKYFGIEHYGVTPDLMSIAKGITSGYIPLGGVVLSERIHQELIELSSGMFLHGYTYSGHPVACAVALKNLELIERERAVENARTMGTHMLKGFERLQQKHEMVGEVRGLGLMGAIELVKDKTTNERFAQPAAPMVVSEAMKRGLICRGVLYEGADTLVFAPPLIITEQQIEEMIDILHDSLTAVGKEIGLKL